TATCGCTGACATTATCAGCTCCAAGACCCAAAACAGTATCAAAGAGTCTATCTGCCATAGGCTCTTCAAATGGTCCCATCGTATCCCAGAAGTCTGGTTCTGAGCAGCCTATACAGCCGTGTCCCGCTTGAACTGGCCATGATGTGTGCTGGTTAAATCTCTCGCGTGAGCAGTTATTAAATGTATATGGACCTTTGCAACCTACTTTGTATAAGCAGTAGCCATTTTTTGCACCTTCATCGCCGAAATTTTGGACAAACTCGCCAGCGTCAAAGTGACCACGTCTTTCGCAAAGATCGTGAATTCTTAAGCCATAAGCCCATTTTGGTCTATTATAAACGTCAAGTGCTGGAAGTGTGCCAAAAAGCAAGAAGTGAAGCACGTTACCAACGATGTTTTTCTCACTTGGTGGACAGCCCGCAACATTAATAACTGGCTTATCAGTGACCTTTGAAAGTCCCACTGAATTTGATGGATTTGGCCTTGCAGCTTGAATGCCACCAAAGCTAGAACAGGTGCCGATCGCAAAGATAGCAGCTGCGTCTTTTGAAGCATTTACAGCATGAGTTTTACCTGTTGTGCCATGAGGTCCAACAGTTAGAAAATTTTCAGTCGCACCAGTTGGGATACCGCCCTCAACTAGCAAAATGTATCTGCCTTTGTATTTTTCGATCGCACTCTCTAAATTTTCTTCAGCCTGCCAACCAGAAGCTGCCATGATAGTTTCGTGGTATTCAAGGCTTATGTAGTCAAATATAAGACTATCTATACTTGGAGCATCGGTTCTTAGTAAGCTCTCGCTACAGCCTGTGCATTCTGCCATATGAAGCCATATCACAGGAAGCCTATCGCTAAGCTCAGCAGCACGAGCAACCATCGGTGTCATCGCACTTGGTAGAGCCATAAAAGCTGTCATCGCACCAGCCCACTTCATAAAATCACGCCTCGTAAAGCCCTTATCTTTTAAAAGCTGCGCAATACTCGAGTCGCTTTTCATCTTAGGCAACGCACTAAGCTCACTTAAGCGTCTATCTATCTTTTGACGCAAGTCATTATTCATATAAGCTCCTTTGCTTGAAAATTTTACTTTTGTTAATAATATCTTTGTTTAAAGAAGTAAAAAATTATTTTATAAAATTAATATTTGTAATTAAATAAATTTTAACTAAAAAATTTAAAATCCCTTTTTTTGCGATATATTTTCAAAATATAAAAAATAATATTTTGAGAAATTTTATTTTATTTTGATGAATCTTCAATATTTTAAGCATATTATTCTGAAAGTAAATATCAACTATAATTTTTAATAATTTCTAAAAATTTAGCATATTTAAGGCGAGAGAAATTTTTGAGATATAAATTTTTAAAAGCCCAAATTGATTAAATTTTAGGCTTTTAAAGTTGCATTAAAATGGCCAGATAGCTTCCATAAGTCTTGTGCCCCAAGGTTTTTTGGTAGATTTGTCTAGCTCACCCTCTGTTTTATATAAAATTTTAGCGTCAGCTATATATTTTGAGTCGATTTCGTTGTTTTGTGAGATGTCATAAGGCCTAATGACGCCGCTTACTTGCATGATCTGTTTTTCGCCGTTTATAAGTAGCTCGCGGCTACCCTCGATAAAGTAATTGCCGTTATTTAGTATTTTTATGATCCTAGCTGAAATGGTTGCGGTAAATTTCTCGCTTCTGTTGCTCGTGCCACTACCTGTAAATTTATTGCCGCCACCTGCTTTAAAGCCGATATCGCCGTATTTATTTAGATTATCAGCTATATTTGAAAGTGGAGCAGCTCCAGCCGTAAATACACCGCCACCAAGTGAGATGGTGCTATCTTTATTTGTGCTTTTGCTACCAGTTGAAGTTTGGCTTGCATTTTCTGAGATAACGATAGTCACGATATCATTTACATTCATCGCTTTTCTATCTGAAAAAAGAGGATTTTCGCCCTTTCCAAAGAGGCTACCAGCGTTGCTTTGTCCGGTTCCACTATCTTTTGAAGGGAGTTGCTCGACATAAACTGGGGGTTTCATATTGATATGAGGATCAGCGCTTGGTGTGCAGCCAGTGCAAATAATGCCCGCAGATAAGACGAGCCAAATCGTTTTATGGTTCATAAAAAATGCCTTAAAATAAGTATCTTTGTGCTAAAATTAAGCAATTTAAGTTCCTAAAAAGGTCGCAAATGAAAAGTTGTTACGTTTTTACAGACAAAAATTTAGCACATCTGCAAGAAATTATAGCTACAAAATTCAAAAAAGTTGAGATTTTTAAGATAATCCCAGACGAAAACGATAAAAATAACTTAATAAATTCAAATGAAAAAGAGTTTTTTCTAAAATTTATAGATAAATTTGAAGAGCTAAAAGCCAAAAGCGACTTTGTCATAGTTCTTGGCTGTGAGAGCTTTAGTGTCTTTGGCAAAAGCGAGCTAAATTTAAAGCTAGCAAGAAATTTAAACGCACCAGTTTTTGATGAAAACGCAAGCGAGCTAAAAGCGCTAAATCCAAACTCAAAGCTTCTAATTACCGATAAGATAGATGAAATTTTAAACTATAAAGCAGATATCATCACACAATTTAAATTTCAAAGTTTGCTTCTAAAAAGAGCTAAAGCGACAAACAAGACCGTCGTTTTACCAGAGAGCGACGATGAGAGAATTTTAAAAGCGGCTCATATCGTACTAGAAAAAGACGCGGCAAATATCATCTTGCTAGGACTTAAAGATGAAATTTCAAAAAAAGCGGCCGCTTTGGGGCTAAATTTAAGCAAAGCCAAAGTGATCAATCCAGAACAAAACGAGCTAACAGATGAATTTGCAAAGAAAATTTATGAACTTAGAAAGCATAAAGGCGTAGACGAAGTCAAGGCAAACGCACTTGCAAAAGATAAAATTTACTTTGCTACGATGCTAATTCATGAAGGAATAGCTGATGCCTTGGTAAGTGGCGCTACGATGAGCACGGCTGATACGATCCGCCCAGCCTTGCAGATAATAAAAACAAAGCCAAATGTAAG
This window of the Campylobacter concisus genome carries:
- the flgH gene encoding flagellar basal body L-ring protein FlgH; translated protein: MNHKTIWLVLSAGIICTGCTPSADPHINMKPPVYVEQLPSKDSGTGQSNAGSLFGKGENPLFSDRKAMNVNDIVTIVISENASQTSTGSKSTNKDSTISLGGGVFTAGAAPLSNIADNLNKYGDIGFKAGGGNKFTGSGTSNRSEKFTATISARIIKILNNGNYFIEGSRELLINGEKQIMQVSGVIRPYDISQNNEIDSKYIADAKILYKTEGELDKSTKKPWGTRLMEAIWPF
- the pta gene encoding phosphate acetyltransferase; the encoded protein is MKSCYVFTDKNLAHLQEIIATKFKKVEIFKIIPDENDKNNLINSNEKEFFLKFIDKFEELKAKSDFVIVLGCESFSVFGKSELNLKLARNLNAPVFDENASELKALNPNSKLLITDKIDEILNYKADIITQFKFQSLLLKRAKATNKTVVLPESDDERILKAAHIVLEKDAANIILLGLKDEISKKAAALGLNLSKAKVINPEQNELTDEFAKKIYELRKHKGVDEVKANALAKDKIYFATMLIHEGIADALVSGATMSTADTIRPALQIIKTKPNVSVVSGAFFMALEEEILLFADCAVTPNPSSDELASITLSGAQTASTFGLNPKIAMLSYSTADSGSGPDVEFVKEAAKKASELDANLKIAAPIQFDAAVDLSVAGKKMPNSEVAGHANVFIFPNLNCGNICYKAVQRSANALAVGPILQGLKKPVNDLSRGCLVEDVVNTILISAIQAGE
- a CDS encoding hydrogenase small subunit encodes the protein MNNDLRQKIDRRLSELSALPKMKSDSSIAQLLKDKGFTRRDFMKWAGAMTAFMALPSAMTPMVARAAELSDRLPVIWLHMAECTGCSESLLRTDAPSIDSLIFDYISLEYHETIMAASGWQAEENLESAIEKYKGRYILLVEGGIPTGATENFLTVGPHGTTGKTHAVNASKDAAAIFAIGTCSSFGGIQAARPNPSNSVGLSKVTDKPVINVAGCPPSEKNIVGNVLHFLLFGTLPALDVYNRPKWAYGLRIHDLCERRGHFDAGEFVQNFGDEGAKNGYCLYKVGCKGPYTFNNCSRERFNQHTSWPVQAGHGCIGCSEPDFWDTMGPFEEPMADRLFDTVLGLGADNVSDKVGIGILALTGIGIAAHAVIASMSKDKE